In the [Clostridium] colinum genome, one interval contains:
- a CDS encoding motility associated factor glycosyltransferase family protein, with translation MNKEVYKNNIKAYEKRYGKYVEIEENKYENVLEDCKSGDKTLRIEIDNKKVYLNSKYNPKKEAEKYYSNMKNINYGTIILIFGFGLSYHIQELLKKLENKATLLIYENDLDMFDIVMKNIDISNILENKEVFIFFENLKNLENLQLFYSVGDYDVQYIPVYKDLYIKEYKQFMEDCLEFIKIYRSNLVTIDSFKLDWARNNFANIRSIFNCYKLEDFKNIFKDKPIIVVGAGPSLNKNVKLLKKIQGKICIISAFSAAKVLEENNIKPNFLTTIDSRQYGIKEFEKNIPIICTKDANKELLLSHRANKIISLKDDYEFLKEVIGENFVEDDVTYGCGTVSFFSTDIARFFGASEIILIGQDFCWTKEKIHADGTVHKATKEYLSYHHYRIKEKDIYGNTVYVNEAFKIYKKGFDEYTKILPYGVKLIQATEGGLAIEGAETSTLQECIDIYCKEKFCDVENIINSIFNKNKVLVEEENELIAMSKVKKVYNELKKMKKLLKEASCISKELLENVRKSEIKNNQLIIERLDNIDIEIKKNDIIKSLISSYTNEIQSYFIIDEDEDEKINFAIMNEKLYTSIDKAVGEIIEMAKEEMGYTD, from the coding sequence TGGAAAATATGTAGAAATAGAAGAAAATAAATATGAAAATGTATTAGAAGATTGCAAAAGTGGAGATAAGACTCTTAGAATTGAAATAGATAATAAAAAAGTATATTTAAATAGTAAATATAACCCTAAAAAAGAAGCAGAAAAATATTATAGTAATATGAAGAATATTAATTATGGAACAATTATTCTTATTTTTGGATTTGGTTTATCTTATCATATACAAGAATTATTAAAAAAGTTAGAAAATAAAGCCACATTACTTATTTATGAAAATGATTTAGATATGTTTGATATAGTTATGAAAAACATAGATATAAGTAATATATTAGAAAATAAAGAAGTTTTTATTTTTTTTGAAAATTTAAAAAATTTAGAAAACTTACAATTATTTTATAGTGTTGGTGATTATGATGTACAGTATATACCAGTATATAAAGATTTATATATAAAAGAATATAAACAATTTATGGAAGATTGTCTAGAATTTATAAAGATTTATAGGTCTAATTTAGTTACAATAGATTCATTTAAATTAGATTGGGCAAGGAATAATTTTGCAAATATAAGAAGTATTTTTAATTGCTATAAATTAGAAGACTTTAAAAATATATTTAAAGATAAGCCAATAATAGTGGTTGGAGCAGGTCCTTCATTAAATAAGAATGTTAAATTATTAAAAAAAATACAAGGTAAGATTTGTATTATTAGTGCATTTTCTGCAGCTAAAGTTTTAGAAGAAAATAATATAAAGCCTAATTTTCTTACTACTATAGATAGTAGGCAGTATGGAATAAAAGAATTTGAAAAAAATATACCTATAATATGTACAAAAGATGCCAATAAAGAATTGTTACTATCTCATAGAGCAAATAAAATAATTAGTTTAAAAGATGATTATGAGTTTTTAAAAGAAGTAATAGGAGAAAATTTTGTTGAAGATGATGTAACATATGGTTGTGGAACAGTTTCATTTTTTTCAACGGATATAGCAAGATTTTTTGGAGCATCTGAAATAATATTAATCGGACAAGATTTTTGTTGGACAAAAGAAAAAATTCATGCAGATGGAACTGTTCATAAAGCAACAAAAGAATACTTATCTTACCATCATTATAGAATAAAAGAAAAAGATATATATGGTAATACAGTATATGTTAATGAAGCATTCAAAATATATAAAAAAGGATTTGATGAATATACTAAAATATTACCTTATGGAGTTAAGTTAATACAAGCTACAGAAGGTGGGCTAGCTATAGAAGGAGCAGAAACTAGTACTTTACAAGAATGTATAGATATTTATTGCAAAGAAAAATTTTGTGATGTAGAAAATATAATAAACAGTATTTTTAATAAAAATAAAGTCCTAGTTGAAGAAGAAAATGAACTTATTGCTATGTCAAAAGTTAAAAAAGTATATAATGAATTAAAAAAAATGAAAAAATTATTAAAAGAAGCGAGTTGTATTTCAAAAGAATTATTAGAAAATGTAAGAAAATCAGAAATAAAAAATAACCAGTTAATAATAGAAAGGTTAGATAATATAGATATTGAAATAAAGAAGAATGATATTATAAAATCTTTAATTAGTTCTTATACTAATGAAATACAAAGTTATTTTATTATAGATGAAGATGAAGATGAAAAAATTAACTTTGCTATTATGAATGAAAAGTTATATACTAGTATAGATAAAGCCGTTGGTGAAATAATAGAAATGGCAAAAGAAGAAATGGGTTATACTGACTAA
- the fliD gene encoding flagellar filament capping protein FliD encodes MAIYTSNANRVTGLSGLDIDGMIDKLMQAEGAKYKRLEKEKISVTWEQEAFGKLITSMQSFQDKWLGTSVSNNIGYNSFWNNYTNSVKDANTGLDSNVIKINNTSNSGNYNINVIQKAETETLTGGNISTNIITDKSISDITNIINKYGDISLNLNLDGVTKEIKITKDEINGKQLDQVFNDKVKQAFGTTDDGNQKVVASNENGKLVLKAAGEGHSLSVSEGKERTEGVSFKDNGALDSNATSFEITIDGYTAKVDFSSEDNTEDKKLAKIQKALKEATKLGGTEKKDLSSYVSISREGSDLVIKNNSKSSETTVDIKVNGSSQQQILNPTGSVELVGFKNSSTSVGLNSKLSNVFGQEFEKLFTSGNDEFKLNFGGKDVVINKDDTIQSLMNKVNSSEGGVKISFNEVTNRFTLQSSQSGSSGNIQINDQATKDFLKNITKIDVENKESNAKYIKGQDAEFEIDGIKTTRPSNDVTMNGISFTINGTGKVNMSATNDVDGAVKKIKEFVDDYNKLVTEFNNAFTENRPRSGKYGYYEPLTDEEKKALSDDQIKKYEEQAKKGLLYKDENLNNFLTSLRDNIYKSVDIGGKTISLHEIGITTTKNYNDGGKLQIDEEKLRKALQERGDEVKQLFTKSGNGIADSIKKDINDAIGSKGYLRQKAGIKGTTSATNNDLTKELKEITKKLSEERERLQNKEIYYFKLFSKMEAAMTKKNNQMAAILGMSGQ; translated from the coding sequence ATGGCTATATATACATCAAATGCAAATCGTGTAACAGGTCTATCGGGATTGGATATAGACGGTATGATTGATAAATTGATGCAAGCAGAAGGTGCTAAATATAAAAGACTTGAAAAAGAAAAGATAAGTGTTACTTGGGAACAAGAGGCATTTGGAAAATTAATAACATCTATGCAAAGTTTTCAAGATAAATGGTTAGGTACTAGTGTATCTAATAATATTGGATATAATTCATTTTGGAATAACTATACTAATAGCGTAAAAGATGCTAACACAGGTTTGGATAGTAATGTTATAAAAATAAATAATACATCTAATAGTGGTAATTATAACATAAATGTTATACAAAAAGCAGAAACAGAAACTTTAACAGGTGGTAACATTTCTACTAATATAATAACAGATAAAAGTATATCAGATATTACAAATATAATTAATAAATATGGTGATATTAGTTTAAATCTAAATTTAGATGGTGTTACAAAAGAAATAAAAATAACAAAAGATGAAATAAATGGAAAACAATTAGATCAAGTTTTTAATGATAAAGTAAAACAAGCATTTGGTACAACAGATGATGGAAACCAAAAAGTAGTAGCATCTAATGAAAATGGAAAACTTGTACTTAAAGCAGCTGGAGAAGGACATTCTTTAAGTGTATCTGAAGGTAAAGAAAGAACAGAAGGAGTATCTTTTAAAGATAATGGTGCATTAGATTCAAATGCTACAAGTTTTGAAATAACAATAGATGGCTATACAGCTAAAGTAGATTTTAGCTCAGAAGATAATACAGAAGATAAAAAATTAGCAAAGATACAAAAAGCTCTAAAAGAGGCTACAAAACTAGGAGGAACAGAAAAAAAGGATTTAAGCTCTTATGTTTCTATAAGTAGAGAAGGTAGTGATTTAGTTATTAAGAATAATTCTAAATCATCAGAAACTACTGTTGATATTAAAGTTAATGGATCTTCTCAACAACAAATACTTAATCCAACAGGAAGTGTAGAATTAGTAGGGTTTAAAAATAGTAGTACAAGTGTAGGGTTAAATTCTAAATTATCTAATGTTTTTGGTCAGGAATTTGAAAAATTATTTACTAGTGGTAATGATGAATTTAAGTTAAATTTTGGTGGAAAAGATGTTGTTATAAATAAAGATGACACAATACAATCATTAATGAATAAAGTTAATTCTAGTGAAGGTGGCGTAAAGATTAGCTTTAATGAAGTAACTAATAGATTTACATTACAATCTTCACAAAGTGGATCAAGTGGTAATATACAAATAAATGACCAAGCTACAAAAGATTTTCTTAAAAATATTACTAAAATAGATGTAGAAAATAAAGAAAGCAATGCAAAATATATTAAAGGGCAAGATGCAGAGTTTGAAATAGATGGTATCAAAACAACACGTCCATCAAATGATGTTACTATGAATGGTATTAGCTTTACTATCAATGGTACTGGTAAAGTTAATATGTCTGCTACTAATGATGTAGATGGTGCAGTTAAGAAAATAAAAGAATTTGTAGATGATTATAATAAATTAGTAACTGAATTTAATAATGCTTTTACTGAAAATAGACCTAGATCTGGAAAATATGGATATTATGAGCCACTTACAGATGAAGAGAAAAAAGCTTTAAGTGATGATCAAATAAAAAAATATGAAGAGCAAGCTAAAAAAGGACTTTTATATAAAGATGAAAATTTAAATAATTTTTTAACTAGTCTTAGAGATAATATTTATAAATCAGTAGATATAGGCGGAAAAACTATATCTTTACATGAAATAGGAATAACTACAACTAAAAATTATAATGACGGTGGAAAACTTCAGATAGATGAAGAAAAACTTAGAAAAGCTTTGCAAGAACGTGGAGATGAAGTAAAACAATTATTTACTAAATCTGGTAATGGTATAGCTGATAGTATTAAAAAAGATATTAATGATGCTATCGGTAGTAAAGGTTATTTAAGACAAAAAGCAGGTATAAAAGGAACAACGTCTGCTACAAATAATGATTTAACAAAGGAATTAAAAGAAATAACAAAGAAATTATCAGAAGAAAGAGAAAGATTACAAAATAAAGAAATATATTACTTTAAGTTATTTTCAAAAATGGAAGCAGCTATGACCAAAAAAAATAATCAGATGGCTGCTATATTAGGCATGAGTGGACAATAA
- a CDS encoding flagellar protein FlaG: MEVNNKIYSTSNNITNEISHNIKNQNNNKEHNKVDNKENNSSSEKNGISKERLDKLVDELNEKFKLVNKEFSYDIHEKTNRVIVKIKDSESGDVIRELPSEESLDLAAKIKEMVGLIIDKKS, encoded by the coding sequence ATGGAAGTTAATAATAAAATTTATAGCACGTCAAATAATATTACTAATGAAATATCTCATAATATTAAAAATCAAAACAATAACAAAGAACATAATAAAGTTGATAATAAAGAAAATAATAGTTCTTCTGAAAAAAATGGAATTAGCAAAGAAAGATTAGATAAATTAGTAGATGAATTAAATGAAAAATTTAAATTAGTTAATAAAGAATTTTCATATGATATACACGAAAAAACTAATAGAGTTATTGTAAAAATAAAAGATTCTGAAAGCGGAGATGTTATAAGAGAGTTGCCATCTGAAGAAAGCTTAGATTTGGCTGCAAAAATAAAAGAAATGGTAGGATTAATAATAGATAAAAAAAGTTAA
- the fliS gene encoding flagellar export chaperone FliS, whose protein sequence is MYNNPYAKIKENSINTATPEELTLMLYNGAVKFANQAIVAIEKKDFFAANKALQRTKDIVRELQLTLNMDYDISHELYAAYDYMHRRLTQANMKKDIDIVNEILEYLRLFRDTWKEAMKIARASKS, encoded by the coding sequence ATGTATAATAATCCATATGCAAAAATAAAAGAAAATTCAATAAATACTGCTACACCAGAAGAATTAACATTAATGTTATATAATGGTGCTGTAAAATTTGCAAATCAAGCAATTGTAGCAATAGAAAAAAAGGATTTTTTTGCAGCTAATAAAGCGTTACAAAGAACAAAAGATATAGTTAGAGAATTACAATTAACATTAAATATGGATTATGATATATCTCATGAATTATATGCTGCATATGATTATATGCATAGAAGACTTACACAAGCTAATATGAAAAAAGATATAGATATAGTTAATGAAATATTAGAATATTTAAGATTATTTAGAGATACTTGGAAAGAAGCTATGAAAATAGCTAGAGCTAGTAAAAGTTAA
- a CDS encoding NAD-dependent 4,6-dehydratase LegB, translated as MKALITGADGFIGSHLVEYLIEKGYNIKAFTYYNSFNSWGWLDTLSKDKLNEIEIFSGDIRDPNGVREAVKGMDQVFHLAALIAIPFSYHSPDSYVDTNIKGTLNILQACRDFDISKVLITSTSEVYGTAKYVPIDENHPYQGQSPYSATKIAADRLAESFYRSFDMPISIVRPFNTYGPRQSARAIIPTIITQLLAGKEEIKLGSLLPTRDFNYVKDTVKGFYEIAKSKNTIGQEINIASNQEISIGELANEIINQINPNAKIICDEQRLRPEKSEVNRLWGDNKKIKELTDWDMSYTFKQGIQETVQWIKENMDRYKIDVYNI; from the coding sequence ATGAAAGCACTTATTACGGGAGCCGATGGTTTTATAGGAAGCCATTTAGTTGAATATTTAATAGAAAAAGGTTATAATATAAAAGCTTTTACTTATTACAATTCCTTTAATAGTTGGGGTTGGCTTGATACTTTATCTAAGGATAAATTAAATGAAATAGAGATTTTTTCTGGAGATATTAGAGATCCTAATGGTGTTAGAGAAGCTGTAAAAGGTATGGATCAAGTATTTCACTTAGCAGCACTTATAGCAATACCGTTTAGTTATCATTCACCAGATTCATATGTGGATACCAATATAAAGGGAACTTTAAATATTTTACAGGCTTGTAGAGATTTTGATATATCAAAAGTTTTAATAACATCAACATCTGAAGTTTATGGAACAGCAAAATATGTACCAATAGATGAAAACCATCCATATCAAGGGCAATCACCATATTCTGCTACAAAAATAGCAGCAGATAGATTAGCAGAAAGTTTTTATAGAAGTTTTGATATGCCAATTTCTATAGTTAGACCATTTAATACTTATGGACCAAGACAATCAGCGAGAGCTATTATACCAACAATTATAACACAACTTTTAGCTGGAAAAGAAGAAATAAAATTGGGAAGCTTATTACCTACAAGAGATTTTAACTACGTAAAGGACACAGTAAAAGGATTTTATGAAATAGCTAAATCTAAAAATACTATTGGGCAAGAAATAAATATTGCATCTAATCAAGAAATATCAATAGGAGAACTTGCAAATGAAATAATAAATCAAATAAATCCTAATGCCAAAATTATATGTGATGAACAAAGATTAAGACCAGAAAAAAGTGAAGTTAACAGATTGTGGGGGGATAATAAAAAAATTAAAGAATTGACAGATTGGGATATGAGTTATACGTTTAAACAAGGTATACAAGAAACTGTACAATGGATAAAGGAAAATATGGATAGGTATAAGATAGATGTTTATAATATATAA
- a CDS encoding LegC family aminotransferase, with amino-acid sequence MNKFIPLSVPNIKGKEIEYVIKALEAEWVSTAGSFITEFENNIIKYTKCKYAAACQSGTAGIHLALLALDVKKDDEVIVPTLTFIAAVNPVKYIGATPIFMDCDDSLCLDVEKLEEFCENECIFKDGKLINKLTNKHIKAIIAVHIFGNMCNMEKIMKLAKKYNLKVIEDATESLGTFYIKGVYKGSYSGTIGDVGIYSFNGNKIITTGGGGMVVSNNLKIINKIKYLSTQAKDDEVYFVHNEIGYNYRMTNVQAAIGLGQLENLEKFIKVKQENYNLYNKNSIKLLKFNESCRVNYWFYSYLTDKRDILIKELEKNKIQSRPIWKLIHTLIPYKNCQCYKIEKANYYYDKIVNIPCSSNLSYEEVLYVCSKIKEIENN; translated from the coding sequence ATGAATAAATTTATACCATTATCAGTTCCTAATATTAAAGGTAAAGAGATAGAATATGTAATAAAAGCTTTAGAGGCTGAGTGGGTATCGACAGCAGGAAGTTTTATAACAGAATTTGAAAATAATATTATTAAGTATACAAAATGTAAATATGCAGCAGCTTGTCAAAGTGGTACAGCGGGAATACATTTAGCTTTATTAGCACTTGATGTAAAAAAAGATGATGAAGTAATTGTTCCAACACTTACATTTATTGCAGCAGTTAATCCAGTAAAATACATAGGAGCAACACCTATATTTATGGATTGTGATGATAGCCTTTGTTTAGATGTAGAAAAATTAGAAGAGTTTTGTGAAAATGAATGTATATTTAAAGATGGTAAATTAATCAATAAATTAACTAATAAGCATATAAAAGCTATAATAGCAGTTCATATTTTTGGCAATATGTGTAATATGGAAAAAATTATGAAGCTTGCTAAAAAATATAATCTTAAAGTTATAGAGGATGCAACAGAGAGTTTAGGTACATTTTATATAAAAGGAGTTTATAAAGGTAGTTACTCTGGAACAATAGGAGATGTAGGAATATATTCATTTAATGGTAATAAAATAATAACAACTGGTGGGGGAGGTATGGTAGTATCTAATAATTTAAAAATTATTAACAAAATAAAATATTTATCAACACAAGCTAAAGATGATGAAGTATATTTTGTTCATAATGAAATAGGATATAATTATAGAATGACAAATGTACAAGCTGCTATAGGTTTAGGACAATTAGAAAATTTAGAAAAGTTTATTAAAGTAAAACAAGAAAACTATAATTTATATAATAAAAACAGTATAAAATTATTGAAATTTAATGAAAGTTGTAGAGTAAATTATTGGTTTTATTCATATTTAACAGACAAAAGGGACATATTAATTAAAGAATTAGAAAAAAATAAAATACAATCAAGACCTATTTGGAAACTTATTCATACATTAATACCGTATAAAAATTGTCAATGTTATAAAATAGAAAAAGCTAATTATTATTATGATAAAATAGTAAATATTCCTTGTAGTTCTAATTTATCATATGAAGAAGTTTTATATGTTTGTTCTAAAATAAAAGAAATAGAAAATAACTGA
- a CDS encoding sugar phosphate nucleotidyltransferase produces the protein MDLSYYIVSENETILNVLKKIDKNGKGIVFICEDKKLLASVTDGDIRRYIINNKDLNNVIKNIGNYTPHYVYKNSNINYKKYMEENSIISLPILDEKNNIIDIEFLNDNNKEFNKINVPVIIMAGGKGTRLKPYTNILPKPLIPIGEKTITEHIIDSFEKYGCEKFYMIVNYKKNFIKTYFYEINKNIDFIDEENFLGTGGGLFLIKDKIKETTFLTNCDVLIDYDYSKILEYHKKNNNIVTMICIEKNQNLPYGVIDIDKKGDILKITEKPEISFIVNTGIYIIEPEFMEYVPENTFIHITDIIEKCIEKGKKAGTYILNENYWLDMGQFDEMKKMKERLET, from the coding sequence ATGGATTTAAGTTATTATATTGTTTCGGAAAATGAAACTATTTTAAATGTCTTAAAAAAGATAGATAAAAATGGTAAAGGAATAGTTTTTATTTGTGAAGATAAAAAGCTTTTAGCAAGTGTAACAGATGGAGATATACGAAGATATATTATAAATAATAAAGATTTAAATAACGTAATAAAAAATATTGGAAACTATACTCCTCATTATGTATATAAAAATTCTAATATAAATTATAAAAAGTATATGGAGGAAAATAGTATTATAAGCTTACCAATTTTAGATGAAAAAAATAATATAATAGATATTGAATTTTTAAATGATAATAATAAAGAATTTAATAAAATAAATGTACCTGTTATAATAATGGCAGGTGGAAAAGGTACAAGATTAAAACCTTATACTAATATTTTACCAAAACCTTTAATACCAATAGGAGAAAAAACAATTACAGAGCATATTATAGATAGTTTTGAAAAATATGGTTGTGAAAAATTTTATATGATTGTAAATTATAAAAAAAATTTTATAAAAACATATTTTTATGAAATAAACAAAAATATAGATTTTATTGATGAAGAAAATTTTCTAGGTACAGGTGGTGGATTGTTTCTTATTAAAGATAAAATAAAAGAAACAACATTTTTAACTAATTGTGATGTATTAATAGATTATGACTATTCTAAAATTTTAGAATATCATAAAAAAAACAATAATATAGTAACAATGATTTGTATAGAAAAAAACCAAAATTTACCTTATGGAGTCATAGATATAGATAAAAAAGGTGATATATTAAAAATAACAGAAAAACCTGAAATATCTTTTATAGTAAACACAGGCATATATATTATAGAACCTGAATTTATGGAATACGTACCTGAAAACACTTTTATTCATATTACAGATATAATAGAAAAATGTATTGAGAAAGGTAAAAAAGCAGGAACTTATATTTTAAATGAAAATTATTGGCTTGATATGGGTCAATTTGATGAAATGAAAAAAATGAAAGAAAGGTTAGAAACATAA
- a CDS encoding acetyltransferase, giving the protein MENILLIGFGGHCKSVIDSIENNKEYKIYGILDKKEKLGQVYKGYKVLGTDDDLINFYNKGIRNVFICIGYMGDSNVRNILYKKVKEIGYKIPNIIDNSAILSNNIKLGEGIFIGKRAVIGADCKICNMAIINTGAIIEHESIVGEFSHVSIGTILCGNIKVDDNVFIGAGTTIKQQLTIGRNSIIGASSLVIGNVIENSKLYGKVK; this is encoded by the coding sequence ATGGAAAATATTTTGTTAATAGGATTTGGAGGTCATTGTAAAAGTGTTATTGATAGTATAGAAAATAATAAAGAGTATAAAATATATGGTATTTTAGATAAAAAAGAAAAATTGGGACAAGTATATAAAGGATATAAAGTTTTAGGAACAGATGATGATTTAATAAATTTTTACAATAAGGGAATAAGAAATGTATTTATTTGTATTGGATATATGGGAGATTCTAATGTAAGAAATATATTATATAAAAAGGTTAAAGAAATAGGATATAAAATACCTAATATAATAGATAATTCAGCTATTTTATCTAATAATATTAAATTAGGTGAAGGGATATTTATTGGTAAAAGAGCAGTTATAGGTGCAGATTGTAAAATTTGTAATATGGCTATAATAAATACTGGGGCGATAATAGAGCATGAAAGTATTGTTGGAGAATTTTCACATGTATCTATTGGTACAATATTATGCGGAAATATAAAAGTAGATGATAATGTATTTATAGGGGCAGGGACTACTATAAAGCAACAATTGACAATAGGTAGAAATAGTATTATAGGAGCTAGTAGCTTAGTTATAGGAAATGTTATAGAAAATAGTAAATTGTATGGTAAAGTAAAATAG
- the neuB gene encoding N-acetylneuraminate synthase — MSVFIIAEIGVNHNGNLDIAEKMILEAKKAGVDAVKFQSFKADLLVSKDAKKAEYQIKNTKNDDTQYSMIKKLELSKEDHIYLKKICDKENIKFLSSPFDIESIDLLKTLGVDIIKIPSGEITNLIYLEKIAKVYKNIILSTGMSDLKEIKEAINILNKNERKNITVLHCNTEYPTPMEDVNLLAIKTMEKELNLPIGYSDHTDGIEVAIAAVTLGATIIEKHFTLDKNFEGPDHKASLEPDELRQMVNSIRNIEKAMGTGIKAPSKSEQKNITIARKSIVAKCNICKGEKFTQENMAIKRPGDGLSPMKWYEVLGKTAKRDFVTDERIEL, encoded by the coding sequence ATGAGTGTATTTATAATTGCAGAAATAGGTGTAAATCATAATGGAAATTTAGATATTGCAGAAAAAATGATTTTAGAAGCAAAAAAAGCAGGTGTTGATGCAGTAAAGTTTCAATCATTTAAAGCTGATTTACTTGTATCTAAAGATGCAAAAAAAGCAGAATACCAAATAAAAAATACTAAAAATGATGATACTCAATATAGTATGATAAAAAAGTTAGAGTTATCTAAAGAAGACCATATTTATTTAAAAAAAATATGTGATAAAGAAAATATAAAGTTTTTATCATCACCATTTGATATAGAAAGTATTGATTTATTAAAAACATTAGGAGTAGATATTATCAAGATACCTTCTGGAGAAATAACTAATTTAATATATTTAGAAAAGATAGCTAAAGTTTATAAAAATATAATTTTATCTACGGGAATGAGTGATTTAAAAGAAATAAAAGAGGCTATAAATATACTTAATAAAAATGAAAGGAAAAATATAACAGTTTTACATTGTAATACAGAATATCCAACACCTATGGAAGATGTAAATTTATTAGCAATAAAAACAATGGAAAAAGAATTAAATTTACCAATTGGATATTCTGATCATACAGACGGTATAGAAGTAGCTATAGCAGCAGTAACACTAGGAGCAACTATAATAGAAAAACACTTTACATTAGATAAAAATTTTGAAGGTCCAGACCATAAGGCAAGTTTAGAGCCAGATGAATTAAGACAAATGGTAAATAGTATTAGAAATATTGAAAAAGCTATGGGGACAGGTATAAAAGCTCCATCTAAATCTGAACAAAAAAATATTACTATAGCAAGAAAAAGTATTGTAGCAAAATGTAATATATGTAAAGGAGAAAAATTTACACAAGAAAATATGGCTATAAAAAGACCAGGTGATGGCTTATCTCCTATGAAATGGTACGAAGTTTTAGGAAAAACTGCAAAAAGAGATTTTGTTACAGATGAAAGGATTGAACTGTAA
- the neuC gene encoding UDP-N-acetylglucosamine 2-epimerase: MKKVCIVTGSRAEYGLLKPIMEEIKNDKDLKLQLVATGAHLSSEFGLTYKNIERDGFFIDEKVEMLLSSDTKIGINKSIGLAIISFGEVFQRLNPDIVVILGDRYEILAVSIAAMINNIKLAHLHGGEITEGAIDDTIRHCITKMSHIHFTSTEEYRRRVIQLGEIPEYVFNVGAIGTENVKKLKLLSKEELEESINFNIKKNTIVVTFHPVTLESISSKEQFKSILDAINRIENINVIFTKANADTDGRIINDMIDEYVDKNKNAIAFDTMGQIKYFSAIKYVDAVVGNSSSGIIEVPSFGIPTVNIGIRQKGRITCDSVINCKVEVSEIKKAIEKALSHEFRNEIKNCKNPYEKNDTCKNIVFLIKQFLNKNVDCSKKFYNINF, translated from the coding sequence ATGAAAAAAGTATGTATTGTAACTGGTTCAAGGGCTGAATATGGTTTATTAAAGCCAATAATGGAAGAAATAAAAAATGATAAAGACCTTAAATTACAATTAGTAGCAACAGGAGCACATTTATCAAGTGAATTTGGGCTTACATATAAAAATATAGAAAGAGATGGATTTTTTATAGATGAAAAAGTTGAAATGCTTTTAAGTTCGGATACTAAAATAGGAATAAATAAATCTATTGGGCTTGCTATTATAAGTTTTGGTGAAGTATTTCAAAGACTAAATCCAGATATAGTTGTTATATTAGGTGATAGATATGAAATTTTAGCTGTGTCTATAGCTGCTATGATTAATAATATAAAATTAGCTCACTTACATGGTGGAGAAATAACAGAAGGTGCTATTGATGATACTATAAGACACTGTATAACAAAAATGAGTCATATACATTTTACTAGTACTGAAGAATATAGAAGAAGGGTTATACAATTAGGTGAGATACCAGAATATGTATTTAATGTAGGAGCTATAGGTACAGAAAATGTAAAAAAATTAAAACTTTTAAGTAAAGAAGAATTAGAAGAAAGTATTAATTTTAATATTAAAAAAAATACAATTGTTGTAACATTTCATCCAGTTACATTAGAAAGTATATCTTCTAAGGAGCAATTTAAAAGTATTTTAGACGCTATTAATAGGATAGAAAATATTAATGTTATTTTTACTAAAGCAAATGCAGATACAGATGGAAGAATTATTAATGATATGATAGATGAATATGTTGATAAAAATAAAAATGCAATAGCTTTTGACACAATGGGGCAAATAAAATACTTTAGTGCAATAAAGTATGTAGATGCAGTTGTAGGAAATTCATCTAGTGGCATAATAGAAGTACCATCATTTGGTATACCAACAGTAAATATTGGTATTAGACAGAAAGGTAGAATTACTTGTGACAGTGTTATTAATTGTAAAGTTGAAGTTAGTGAAATAAAAAAAGCAATAGAAAAAGCTTTAAGTCATGAATTTAGAAATGAAATTAAAAATTGCAAAAATCCATATGAAAAGAATGATACTTGTAAAAATATAGTATTTTTAATAAAACAATTTTTAAATAAAAATGTTGATTGTAGTAAAAAGTTTTATAATATTAATTTTTAA